One window of Methylococcus sp. EFPC2 genomic DNA carries:
- a CDS encoding type II toxin-antitoxin system HipA family toxin has translation MARELEVWLFSDRVGILALIDGRLSFRYADPWLKQPNALALSCSLPLQTEPFDDHRARPFFAGLLPEGRLRRLIAQQLQVSGQNDFGLLDRIGGECAGAVTLLELGNSPNPAGEGEIEWLSDEAVIALLDELPRRPMLAGRDGLRLSLAGVQDKLPVVVDGDRIGLPRHGTPSSHILKPAIHGVEDSVTNEGFCLALAEALQIIAARSKIQSILDRRFLLVERYDRTSDGSRRIHRWHQEDFCQALGVVPEMKYQNEGGPDLAQCFELVRRATRPSAPQVLRLLDYVAFNTLIGNHDAHAKNFSLLYAGMAPVLAPLYDALSTAVYSDLTPKMAMKPGSKYPFGEVQARHWDQFAEAAGLAKAQTRKRVLELAKRLPVIARKLQAAPEFAGRTIVERIMVLIEQRAELTVQRLTAPMADV, from the coding sequence ATGGCCCGTGAGCTCGAGGTCTGGCTGTTCTCCGACCGCGTCGGTATCTTGGCGCTGATCGACGGAAGGCTGAGCTTCCGCTATGCAGACCCTTGGCTGAAACAACCGAACGCCCTCGCGTTGTCGTGTTCGTTGCCGCTGCAGACCGAACCCTTCGACGATCACCGGGCGCGCCCCTTCTTCGCCGGTCTGTTGCCGGAAGGCCGGTTGCGCCGTTTGATCGCCCAACAACTCCAGGTGTCCGGGCAGAATGACTTTGGCCTGCTGGATCGCATCGGCGGCGAATGCGCAGGAGCCGTCACCTTGCTGGAACTGGGAAACTCTCCGAATCCCGCAGGCGAAGGTGAAATCGAATGGCTGAGCGATGAGGCGGTCATTGCCCTGTTGGACGAACTGCCCCGCCGCCCGATGCTGGCGGGACGGGATGGCCTACGCCTGTCGCTGGCTGGCGTACAGGACAAATTGCCGGTGGTGGTCGACGGTGACCGAATTGGGTTGCCCCGCCATGGCACACCTAGCTCCCATATCCTCAAGCCGGCTATACACGGAGTGGAGGACAGCGTCACCAATGAAGGCTTTTGCTTGGCGCTGGCCGAAGCCTTGCAGATCATTGCCGCCCGCTCAAAGATCCAGTCGATCCTTGATCGCCGGTTCCTCCTGGTGGAGCGCTATGACCGAACAAGCGACGGGTCACGCCGGATTCACCGCTGGCATCAGGAAGACTTCTGCCAAGCATTGGGAGTGGTGCCCGAAATGAAATACCAGAACGAAGGTGGCCCCGATCTCGCGCAATGTTTCGAACTGGTGCGCCGCGCCACCCGGCCCAGCGCGCCGCAGGTGCTGCGTCTGCTCGACTACGTGGCGTTCAACACGCTGATCGGCAACCACGATGCCCACGCCAAGAATTTCTCCCTGCTCTATGCCGGCATGGCGCCCGTCCTGGCCCCGCTCTACGACGCGCTGTCGACCGCGGTGTACTCGGACCTCACGCCCAAAATGGCCATGAAGCCCGGCAGCAAATACCCGTTCGGCGAAGTACAAGCACGCCATTGGGACCAGTTTGCGGAAGCGGCCGGTCTCGCCAAGGCGCAAACACGCAAGCGCGTTCTGGAACTGGCGAAGCGGCTGCCCGTTATCGCCCGCAAACTCCAGGCTGCGCCGGAATTTGCCGGCCGCACCATCGTCGAGCGGATCATGGTCCTGATCGAACAACGCGCCGAACTGACCGTACAACGACTGACCGCACCTATGGCAGACGTCTGA
- a CDS encoding helix-turn-helix transcriptional regulator yields MAHASPGCPNHFTVREYSRVWHNRREPTFPFGKILLVLLSILPDNFPNGKIMINIRSTQQLGQALRIARKQLGLTQSQLALAAGCGLRFIVDLEAGKPTLRLETVLRVIESLGGELSLSGLPTATSRSDDGP; encoded by the coding sequence GTGGCCCACGCTTCGCCGGGCTGCCCGAATCACTTTACCGTTCGGGAATATTCCAGGGTATGGCATAACCGCCGCGAACCAACTTTCCCGTTCGGTAAAATTCTTCTGGTGCTGCTGTCAATTCTGCCCGACAATTTCCCGAACGGGAAAATCATGATCAACATTCGTTCCACCCAACAGCTCGGCCAGGCGCTGCGCATCGCGCGCAAGCAACTGGGATTGACCCAATCCCAGTTGGCGTTGGCGGCGGGCTGCGGCCTGCGCTTCATCGTCGATTTGGAAGCCGGAAAGCCCACACTGCGTCTGGAAACCGTCCTGCGGGTCATCGAATCTCTGGGCGGCGAGCTTTCACTGAGCGGCCTGCCGACGGCAACTTCACGCAGCGACGATGGCCCGTGA